In one Musa acuminata AAA Group cultivar baxijiao chromosome BXJ2-5, Cavendish_Baxijiao_AAA, whole genome shotgun sequence genomic region, the following are encoded:
- the LOC103984806 gene encoding uncharacterized protein LOC103984806, translated as MGTQTWNIKLFWSRENLQPSLIQMNPHLDDIMDIMEIACLLRVSHLLQTTTEASGVGDEKNFYGRRHGYEGGLGHDIYSKGFRHEFGHGRLGSGGSLSGGFDGEAGGGLGGGACGLGGGAGGGLGGGGGLGDGGGLGGIGGIGGGAEGSTGGESGGALGGGAGAGGGIGGGATGRGFGGGVGVGGGLGSGGGGFGVGFGAGGGFGAGVGFGGGFGGGSGGGGGGGVGLGGDAEAGFGGGH; from the exons ATGGGGACTCAGACTTGGAACATCAAACTTTTTTGGTCCCGTGAAAATCTTCAACCAAGTTTGATTCAGATGAACCCACATTTGGATGACATAATGGACATCATGGAGATTGCTTGTTTATTACGGGTCTCACATCTGTTGCAGA CCACTACCGAAGCCAGTGGTGTGGGTGATGAGAAGAACTTCTATGGCCGTCGGCATGGCTACGAGGGTGGCCTCGGCCATGATATCTACAGCAAGGGGTTTAGGCATGAGTTTGGTCATGGGAGGCTCGGAAGTGGTGGAAGCTTAAGTGGTGGTTTTGACGGTGAAGCCGGAGGTGGACTCGGTGGAGGAGCTTGTGGCCTTGGTGGTGGAGCCGGCGGTGGGCTTGGTGGAGGTGGTGGTCTTGGCGATGGCGGAGGGCTCGGAGGCATTGGTGGAATTGGAGGTGGAGCTGAAGGAAGCACTGGCGGTGAATCCGGGGGTGCACTTGGAGGAGGTGCCGGAGCTGGAGGAGGGATTGGTGGTGGAGCAACGGGACGTGGCTTCGGTGGTGGAGTGGGAGTTGGCGGGGGCCTtggaagcggcggcggcggatTCGGGGTTGGATTCGGGGCTGGTGGAGGGTTTGGTGCAGGTGTTGGGTTTGGCGGAGGCTTTGGTGGAGggtctggtggtggtggtggtggaggagtagGACTTGGTGGCGATGCCGAGGCTGGGTTCGGAGGTGGTCACTGA